One region of bacterium genomic DNA includes:
- a CDS encoding nucleotidyltransferase family protein has protein sequence MNGSKHNVELNTSAIADYCRRHHIKRLSLFGSVLRSDFKPTSDVDVLVEFEPDHVPGFAFFEMQDELSEILGRKVDLNTPGFLSHYFRQAVINESELVYAE, from the coding sequence ATGAATGGCTCAAAACATAATGTCGAGCTTAATACATCAGCCATAGCTGATTACTGTAGACGCCATCACATAAAGCGGCTGTCGCTTTTCGGCTCTGTGCTCCGCTCTGATTTCAAGCCTACAAGTGATGTGGATGTGCTGGTTGAGTTCGAGCCAGATCACGTGCCGGGTTTCGCATTTTTTGAGATGCAAGATGAGCTGTCTGAAATTCTCGGTCGCAAAGTGGACCTTAACACTCCAGGTTTCCTGAGTCATTATTTTCGGCAAGCCGTGATAAACGAATCGGAGCTTGTATATGCTGAGTAA
- a CDS encoding PDZ domain-containing protein: protein MFCTKAKKAAFAIVVFMLSTLVCSADEIKREMTTAVEAVRPALIRILIVAADYRQGREMKTESAGSGVIISPDGYAITNHHVAMDAKRIVCTLADKREVDAELVGTDALADIAVIKLKSPDKKPFPYATFGDSSRLGVGDRVFAMGCPLALSQSVTMGIISNTEMIMPGFVSVDDFKLDGEDVGSIVRWIGHDALIRPGNSGGPLVDRNGKIVGVNEISYGLSGAIPSNLAKEVAEQLIANGRVARSWLGLEVQPLLESSGLEKGILVSGVMDDSPAKSAGFQSGDVLLSLNGKEVVAKFREELPPFNQFVADLPVGKNIKAIVLRDGKEVALNVTTVERQSAIGKEDELKNWGMCASNITYLMSKEMQLASQAGAVVTGVLPSGPAGSAKPSIRGGDVIVKVGDKDITGVEELRELTRQILDGKDNLVPVMVNIVRGKKQYATIVKIGKNENSRSGIEARKAWLPIDMQVLTNDLAAALGVSGKTGVRITQVYPSSSAEKAGLKVGDLILKLDDETIPADQLGDEEVLPSMIRQYDIGSQVKLGIIRDGKPLDISVELETSPKPTRDYKKYEDEDFGFTARDIAFADRSEGMLQADEMGVYVESVTDGSWAALGSLQSGDVICEINNKNIAGTSDLEVAMKEIAGQKPKEVVFKVRRGIHSLFVEIEPGY, encoded by the coding sequence ATGTTTTGCACAAAAGCAAAAAAAGCGGCATTTGCAATTGTTGTGTTTATGCTTTCAACTTTAGTGTGCAGCGCGGATGAGATCAAGCGCGAGATGACCACGGCGGTTGAGGCTGTGCGCCCGGCGCTCATCAGAATATTGATTGTCGCTGCAGATTATCGCCAGGGACGCGAGATGAAAACCGAGTCTGCAGGCAGCGGAGTCATAATCTCGCCCGACGGCTATGCGATTACCAATCACCACGTTGCAATGGACGCAAAACGCATCGTCTGTACTCTGGCTGATAAGCGGGAAGTTGATGCTGAGCTTGTCGGAACAGATGCCCTTGCGGACATCGCGGTCATCAAATTAAAATCACCCGACAAAAAGCCGTTTCCGTATGCCACTTTCGGCGATTCGTCTAGGTTGGGTGTGGGCGACCGTGTATTTGCCATGGGCTGTCCTCTTGCCCTCTCGCAGAGTGTGACTATGGGCATAATAAGCAACACGGAGATGATAATGCCCGGATTTGTCTCTGTTGATGATTTCAAACTCGACGGCGAGGACGTTGGGTCTATTGTAAGATGGATCGGCCACGACGCTCTTATACGACCCGGTAACTCAGGCGGTCCATTGGTGGATCGCAACGGCAAGATTGTGGGCGTCAATGAGATAAGTTACGGGCTTTCTGGTGCTATTCCGTCTAACCTCGCCAAGGAAGTTGCAGAACAGTTGATAGCAAACGGCAGGGTTGCCAGGAGTTGGTTGGGTCTGGAGGTCCAGCCGCTGCTCGAATCTTCAGGTCTGGAGAAGGGAATTCTGGTAAGCGGAGTGATGGATGATTCACCTGCAAAAAGCGCCGGATTTCAGTCAGGTGATGTCCTGCTCAGTCTCAATGGCAAAGAAGTCGTGGCTAAGTTCAGAGAGGAACTACCTCCTTTCAATCAGTTTGTTGCAGATTTACCAGTCGGAAAAAATATAAAGGCCATTGTGTTGCGTGACGGCAAGGAAGTGGCGCTGAACGTGACCACTGTCGAACGGCAGAGTGCTATAGGCAAAGAAGATGAGCTGAAAAACTGGGGCATGTGCGCATCAAACATCACCTATTTGATGAGTAAGGAAATGCAGCTTGCCTCACAAGCCGGAGCCGTAGTCACTGGAGTATTGCCGAGCGGTCCTGCAGGATCGGCCAAACCCTCAATACGTGGGGGAGATGTTATTGTAAAGGTGGGCGATAAAGATATTACCGGCGTTGAGGAACTACGCGAACTGACCAGGCAGATTCTTGACGGCAAGGACAACCTTGTGCCGGTCATGGTAAACATCGTCCGCGGCAAGAAGCAGTATGCGACCATCGTAAAGATAGGAAAGAATGAAAACAGCAGATCAGGCATCGAGGCAAGGAAAGCCTGGCTGCCGATAGATATGCAGGTGCTTACGAACGATCTCGCTGCTGCATTAGGTGTTTCCGGCAAGACCGGCGTCCGTATAACGCAGGTCTATCCGTCAAGTTCAGCCGAAAAGGCGGGGCTTAAGGTTGGAGATCTTATTTTGAAGCTGGATGATGAGACAATACCGGCAGACCAGCTCGGCGATGAAGAGGTTTTGCCGAGCATGATAAGGCAATACGATATCGGCTCTCAGGTAAAGCTCGGCATAATCCGCGATGGGAAGCCTCTGGATATATCGGTGGAGCTTGAGACCTCGCCAAAACCCACACGCGATTATAAAAAATATGAGGATGAAGACTTCGGTTTTACTGCCCGCGATATAGCGTTTGCGGACAGGAGCGAGGGTATGCTCCAGGCTGATGAGATGGGTGTCTATGTGGAATCCGTAACCGATGGAAGTTGGGCAGCATTGGGTAGTCTGCAGTCTGGTGATGTCATCTGTGAGATAAACAACAAAAATATTGCCGGGACTTCCGATCTCGAAGTCGCGATGAAGGAAATTGCTGGCCAAAAACCAAAAGAAGTAGTTTTTAAGGTCCGCAGAGGAATCCATTCACTTTTCGTGGAAATTGAACCAGGTTACTGA
- a CDS encoding uroporphyrinogen decarboxylase family protein, giving the protein MTPRERFIAALNRQPLAGRVPHFELVFFLTMEAFGKLHPSQRCFHQWGQMEEKERQLHRVDIADTYIMTAEKYEHSAIFPQSSRDNFDETMRLLDIIREKTGDKYFLMLHGDATYAIPNGEDMLEFSYRMADDPDGLKAEADKNVNDALEMAAKYAERDVLDGWALCSDYCLNTGPFLSPTQFSEFVTPYLAKLIQGYRDMGFYTIKHTDGNIMPIVDQLVDANPHALHSIDPQAGVDIAEVKRLYGGKVCLIGNVNCGLLDTGTDEEVVESARYAIKHGMPGGGYIFSTSNCIYTGMRLARYELMLDVWRKEANLQI; this is encoded by the coding sequence ATGACGCCAAGAGAGAGATTTATTGCAGCGCTTAACCGGCAGCCCCTTGCAGGGCGAGTGCCTCACTTCGAGTTGGTATTCTTCCTTACTATGGAAGCATTCGGCAAACTCCATCCATCACAGAGGTGCTTCCATCAATGGGGTCAGATGGAGGAGAAAGAGCGCCAGCTTCACCGCGTGGACATTGCCGACACGTATATTATGACGGCAGAGAAATATGAGCACAGCGCCATATTTCCCCAGAGCAGTCGTGATAATTTTGACGAGACAATGAGGCTGCTGGATATAATCCGCGAGAAGACCGGCGACAAATACTTTCTGATGCTGCATGGTGATGCCACCTATGCCATACCAAATGGTGAGGATATGCTCGAGTTCAGTTACCGTATGGCGGATGATCCCGATGGACTCAAGGCCGAAGCAGATAAGAACGTCAATGATGCGCTGGAGATGGCTGCGAAATATGCCGAGCGCGACGTTCTTGACGGTTGGGCGCTGTGTTCTGATTATTGTTTGAACACCGGTCCGTTTCTCAGCCCGACGCAGTTCAGCGAGTTCGTGACGCCGTATCTTGCAAAGCTTATACAGGGCTACCGTGATATGGGGTTCTACACTATAAAGCATACGGACGGCAACATTATGCCGATAGTCGATCAATTAGTTGATGCAAATCCGCACGCACTGCATTCAATCGATCCACAGGCAGGTGTTGATATCGCCGAAGTCAAGAGACTCTATGGAGGCAAAGTGTGTCTGATCGGCAATGTCAACTGCGGCCTATTGGACACAGGCACCGACGAAGAAGTGGTCGAGTCCGCAAGATATGCAATCAAACATGGCATGCCCGGCGGAGGTTATATTTTTTCCACCAGCAACTGCATCTACACAGGCATGCGCCTTGCGCGCTATGAACTGATGCTTGACGTCTGGCGAAAAGAGGCAAACCTTCAAATTTAA
- a CDS encoding DUF86 domain-containing protein, with product MLSNDDRVRLMHMLDATIKATKLATGKTKVDLETDEVMSLAIVRLLEIIGEAAKSVSEDVRDSWSSIPWKQIAGTRDRLIHGYFNVDLDIVWSIVSQDLPALKRALQDILE from the coding sequence ATGCTGAGTAATGATGATCGTGTACGCCTGATGCATATGCTGGACGCTACAATCAAAGCAACTAAACTTGCCACCGGCAAAACAAAGGTCGATCTAGAAACTGACGAGGTGATGTCTCTTGCAATAGTTCGGCTTTTGGAAATCATTGGGGAAGCAGCAAAATCAGTAAGTGAAGATGTTAGGGATAGCTGGTCCTCAATTCCATGGAAACAGATTGCGGGTACCAGAGATAGGCTTATACACGGTTACTTCAACGTTGATCTCGATATTGTTTGGAGCATAGTTTCTCAAGACTTGCCTGCATTAAAGCGGGCGCTGCAAGATATTTTAGAATAG
- a CDS encoding PfkB family carbohydrate kinase, whose amino-acid sequence MSDNSVLIVGSVALDTVETPYGKAERALGGAAVYSSVAASFFTPVRIVGVVGEDFPKEHLEFLASRRIDTRGLQTIPGGKTFHWAGSYEGDMNQANTKLTELNVFQNFSPVLPDNYKSSKYVFLANIDPELQLKVLDQAPGAKLTACDTMNFWISSKRDALLEVLKRVDIVFINDAELRQLTGIVNITLAANEIHKYGPKYVVVKKGEHGAVMYCGENICFMAASYPLTKVADPTGAGDSFAGGFMGYIASTDEVSDMNIRNAVIYGSTLASYNVQDFSLDMFKRLTLADINMRYDEFRRIVHFEPIG is encoded by the coding sequence ATGTCTGATAATAGTGTACTCATAGTAGGAAGCGTAGCGCTTGACACGGTGGAGACACCTTACGGCAAGGCAGAGCGAGCACTCGGTGGAGCAGCAGTATACAGCTCGGTGGCTGCAAGTTTCTTCACGCCGGTGCGGATAGTCGGTGTAGTCGGGGAGGATTTTCCAAAAGAGCACCTGGAGTTCCTCGCGTCGCGAAGGATCGACACCCGCGGCCTCCAGACAATCCCCGGCGGCAAGACCTTTCACTGGGCAGGCTCATATGAAGGTGACATGAACCAGGCAAACACCAAGCTTACCGAGCTCAATGTGTTTCAGAACTTCAGTCCTGTTCTGCCCGACAATTATAAGTCATCCAAATATGTGTTTCTGGCGAATATCGATCCCGAGCTTCAGCTTAAGGTGCTCGACCAGGCCCCTGGCGCCAAACTTACAGCATGTGACACCATGAACTTCTGGATATCATCAAAACGTGATGCTCTGCTGGAAGTTTTGAAGCGTGTGGACATTGTGTTTATCAACGATGCTGAACTGCGGCAGCTTACCGGAATCGTAAATATAACCCTTGCGGCAAATGAGATTCACAAATATGGTCCCAAGTATGTGGTGGTTAAAAAGGGCGAGCATGGCGCGGTGATGTATTGCGGCGAGAACATATGCTTTATGGCCGCTTCATATCCGCTTACCAAGGTTGCCGACCCGACAGGAGCGGGCGATAGTTTCGCGGGCGGGTTCATGGGCTATATTGCAAGCACGGATGAGGTCAGCGACATGAATATCCGCAATGCCGTGATATATGGAAGCACCCTAGCGTCATACAACGTGCAGGATTTCAGCTTGGACATGTTCAAACGCCTCACCCTTGCAGATATCAACATGCGCTACGATGAGTTTAGAAGAATTGTACATTTCGAGCCGATAGGCTAA